Proteins encoded together in one Lathyrus oleraceus cultivar Zhongwan6 chromosome 5, CAAS_Psat_ZW6_1.0, whole genome shotgun sequence window:
- the LOC127085000 gene encoding outer envelope pore protein 21, chloroplastic yields the protein METSLRYGGDSKALKIHAKEKLRIDTNTFFQVRGGLDTKTGQPSSGSALIRHFYPNFSATLGVGVRYDKQDSVGVRYAKNDKLRYTVLAKKTFPVTNDGLVNFKIKGGCDVDQDFKEWKSRGGAEFSWNVFNFQKDQDVRLRIGYEAFEQVPYLQIRENNWTFNADYKGRWNVRYDL from the exons ATGGAGACATCGCTGCGATATGGAGGAGATTCCAAAGCACTAAAAATCCACGCCAAGGAAAAACTTCGAATCGACACCAACACCTTCTTCCAG GTTCGTGGAGGGCTTGACACAAAAACTGGACAACCGAGTTCTGGAAGTGCGCTCATTAGACATTTTTATCCCAAT TTTTCAGCAACGCTTGGGGTTGGTGTGCGGTATGATAAACAAGATTCTGTAGGAGTGAGATATGCTAAGAATGATAAGTTACGGTATACTGTACTTGCTAAGAAGACGTTTCCTGTGACAAATGATGGTCTTGTTAACTTCAAAATTAAAGGAGGATGTGATGTTGACCAAGATTTTAAAGAG TGGAAATCTAGAGGAGGGGCTGAGTTTTCGTGGAACGTATTCAATTTTCAGAAGGATCAAGATGTTAGACTCAGAATTGGTTATGAAGCTTTTGAACAG GTTCCTTATCTGCAGATTAGGGAGAATAATTGGACATTTAATGCAGATTACAAAGGTAGATGGAATGTGAGATATGACTTGTGA